The following coding sequences lie in one Myxococcus xanthus genomic window:
- the bcp gene encoding thioredoxin-dependent thiol peroxidase, whose amino-acid sequence MPQAGDQAPAFQLADQDGNAVSLAQFAGRSVVLYFYPKDDTPGCTVEACGFRDEHSALEAAGAVVLGVSADSTASHRKFATKFNLPFPLLADVDHTLSEAYGVWGEKSLYGRKFLGITRATFLIGPDGVLKQVWPKVKVNGHVAEVLAVLKGEAPAAGGAVKKSAAKKAPAGKKVAAAKKAPAGKTVSGKSAATRKATAKKAAPAAKAPRAAKKAATAKKAPVAKKPAAAKKASAGKKPAAAKKASAGKKPAPAKKSAVAKKSAAAKKASRK is encoded by the coding sequence ATGCCCCAAGCTGGTGACCAGGCCCCCGCCTTCCAACTCGCCGACCAGGATGGAAACGCGGTATCGCTCGCGCAGTTCGCGGGCCGGAGTGTCGTCCTCTACTTCTACCCGAAGGACGACACCCCCGGATGCACCGTGGAGGCGTGTGGCTTCCGTGACGAGCACTCGGCGCTGGAGGCCGCGGGCGCGGTGGTGCTGGGCGTGTCCGCGGACAGCACCGCGAGCCACCGGAAGTTCGCGACCAAGTTCAACCTGCCCTTCCCGCTGCTGGCCGACGTGGACCACACGTTGTCCGAGGCCTACGGCGTCTGGGGGGAGAAGTCGCTCTATGGCCGCAAGTTCCTGGGCATCACCCGGGCCACGTTCCTCATCGGCCCGGATGGCGTGCTGAAGCAGGTGTGGCCCAAGGTGAAGGTGAACGGCCACGTCGCCGAGGTGCTGGCCGTGCTGAAGGGTGAAGCTCCGGCGGCGGGCGGTGCTGTGAAGAAGTCCGCCGCGAAGAAGGCGCCCGCGGGGAAGAAGGTGGCCGCCGCGAAGAAGGCGCCGGCGGGCAAGACTGTCTCGGGGAAGTCCGCCGCGACCAGGAAGGCGACGGCGAAGAAGGCGGCTCCGGCCGCCAAGGCACCCCGTGCGGCGAAGAAGGCCGCGACCGCGAAGAAAGCCCCTGTGGCGAAGAAGCCCGCGGCTGCGAAGAAGGCCTCGGCCGGGAAGAAGCCCGCGGCTGCGAAGAAGGCCTCGGCCGGGAAGAAGCCGGCGCCCGCGAAGAAGTCCGCGGTGGCGAAGAAGTCCGCGGCGGCGAAGAAGGCCTCCAGGAAGTAG
- a CDS encoding UbiA family prenyltransferase translates to MLPQTPLPEDPPDVPLAVDLDGTLVRTDTLHENLLVLFKRAPWLLFLAPLWVLKGKAFFKAEVARRAALDAASLPYHEEFLTYLHEEKARGRRLVLATAADRRIAEAVAAHLGLFSDVVASEATVNLSGERKLAKLKELLGTFDYAGNDAVDLPLWRECRRIVVVHAPAGVLKQAQGLGRDVHRVFERPATRLRTWVKALRVHQWAKNALVFVPLLAAHKGTEPDKLIQALLAFTAFSLCASSVYVLNDLLDLDSDRRHPTKKQRPFAACTLSVSTGVMLAPVLLLAGAAVCLLLPPAFSALLGTYYVLTLAYSLRLKQVVMLDVLVLAGLYTVRIFGGALAVDVPTSSWLMMFSMFLFLSLALVKRLSEVRRLRQSNETSAHGRGYLAQDYEQLASLGAASGQVSVLVLALYITSDEVTALYGHPERLWLICPVMLYWVGRVWLLAHRGLVNEDPLVFALRDRVSYAVGLVCALVLWAAT, encoded by the coding sequence ATGCTTCCGCAAACACCACTTCCCGAGGACCCTCCGGACGTCCCTCTCGCTGTCGACCTCGACGGGACGCTGGTACGCACGGACACGCTGCACGAGAACCTGCTCGTCCTCTTCAAACGCGCGCCCTGGCTGCTGTTTCTGGCGCCGCTGTGGGTGCTCAAGGGCAAGGCCTTCTTCAAGGCGGAAGTGGCCCGGCGCGCCGCCCTGGACGCAGCCAGCCTGCCCTACCACGAGGAGTTCCTGACATACCTGCACGAGGAGAAGGCCCGAGGACGCCGGCTGGTGCTGGCCACCGCGGCGGACCGGCGCATCGCCGAAGCCGTGGCCGCGCACCTGGGTCTCTTCTCTGACGTCGTCGCCAGCGAAGCGACGGTGAACCTGTCCGGCGAGCGCAAGCTGGCGAAGCTGAAGGAGCTGCTGGGCACCTTCGACTATGCGGGCAACGACGCGGTGGACCTGCCCTTGTGGCGTGAATGCCGCCGCATCGTCGTGGTCCACGCGCCAGCCGGAGTGCTGAAACAAGCACAAGGCCTGGGCCGCGACGTCCACCGCGTCTTCGAGCGCCCAGCCACCCGACTCCGCACCTGGGTGAAGGCGCTGCGCGTGCACCAGTGGGCGAAGAACGCGCTCGTGTTCGTGCCGCTACTGGCCGCCCACAAGGGCACCGAGCCGGACAAGCTGATTCAGGCACTGCTGGCGTTTACGGCCTTCAGCCTGTGCGCCTCCAGCGTGTACGTGCTGAATGACCTGCTGGACCTGGACTCCGACCGGCGACACCCGACGAAGAAGCAGCGTCCGTTCGCGGCGTGCACGCTCTCGGTGAGCACTGGCGTCATGCTGGCCCCCGTGCTGCTGCTGGCTGGCGCCGCGGTGTGCCTGCTGTTGCCGCCCGCCTTCTCCGCCCTGCTGGGCACCTACTACGTGCTGACGCTGGCCTACTCACTGCGGCTGAAGCAGGTGGTGATGTTGGACGTGCTGGTGCTGGCCGGGCTGTACACGGTGCGCATCTTCGGCGGCGCGCTCGCGGTGGACGTGCCCACGTCCAGCTGGCTGATGATGTTCAGCATGTTCCTCTTCCTCTCGCTCGCGCTGGTGAAGCGACTGAGCGAGGTCCGGCGCCTGCGGCAGTCCAATGAGACGTCCGCGCATGGCCGTGGCTACCTGGCCCAGGACTACGAGCAGCTCGCCAGCCTGGGCGCGGCTTCGGGACAGGTGTCCGTGCTGGTGCTGGCGCTCTACATCACCTCCGATGAAGTGACGGCGCTGTACGGACACCCAGAGCGGCTGTGGCTCATCTGCCCGGTGATGCTGTACTGGGTGGGCCGGGTGTGGCTGCTGGCTCACCGCGGGCTGGTGAACGAGGACCCGCTCGTCTTCGCCCTGAGGGACCGGGTGAGCTACGCCGTGGGGCTCGTGTGCGCGCTGGTGCTATGGGCCGCCACGTGA
- a CDS encoding class I SAM-dependent methyltransferase: MRLGLKADNLLERVADWFNLAPQPVAHAFFGMMASRTLMAGVRLGVYEALTDGPMSAETLAARLKLSEEGTRTLLEALIACEAVERQRGGRYRLAPRARRWLDPRSPRYVGAFLEFNYAQWDWWTGLEGVVRTGQAVDIHGFAPDDARWRDYIHAMHQMARLAAPEVVAAIPLPRGAKQVLDLGGAHGWFAAELCLRNRGLKATVLDLEGSARVGREIIASAGLSHLVTHREGDILTAELGGPYDGVMLFQVMHHLTPAQNVALLRRVRASLAPRGTLAVLEYLRENADTPTSAAPLIGLHYFLTSGAAAYTPAEVEGFLDDAGFRIENSRPIRHLPLQTLLVARLD; this comes from the coding sequence ATGAGGCTGGGGCTCAAAGCGGACAACCTGCTGGAGCGCGTGGCGGACTGGTTCAACCTGGCCCCACAGCCAGTAGCCCATGCCTTCTTCGGGATGATGGCGTCGCGGACGCTGATGGCCGGCGTGCGGCTGGGCGTCTATGAAGCCCTGACGGACGGGCCCATGTCGGCGGAGACGCTGGCGGCGCGGCTGAAGCTGTCCGAGGAGGGCACTCGCACGCTGCTGGAGGCCCTCATCGCGTGCGAGGCCGTGGAGCGTCAGCGCGGTGGACGCTACCGGCTGGCCCCTCGCGCCAGGCGATGGTTGGACCCACGCTCGCCCCGCTACGTGGGCGCCTTCCTGGAGTTCAACTACGCGCAGTGGGACTGGTGGACCGGGCTGGAGGGCGTGGTGCGCACTGGCCAGGCGGTGGACATCCACGGCTTCGCGCCCGACGACGCACGCTGGCGGGACTACATCCACGCCATGCACCAGATGGCGCGGCTGGCGGCGCCGGAGGTCGTGGCGGCCATCCCCCTGCCCCGGGGTGCGAAGCAGGTGTTGGACCTGGGCGGCGCGCACGGCTGGTTCGCCGCCGAGCTGTGCCTGCGCAACCGGGGACTGAAGGCCACGGTGTTGGATTTGGAAGGCAGCGCCCGCGTGGGCCGGGAAATCATCGCCTCGGCGGGGCTGAGCCACCTCGTCACCCACCGCGAAGGCGACATCCTCACCGCGGAGCTGGGCGGCCCGTACGACGGGGTGATGCTCTTCCAGGTGATGCACCACCTGACCCCCGCCCAGAACGTGGCCCTGCTGCGACGGGTGCGCGCCTCACTGGCGCCCCGAGGGACGCTGGCGGTGCTGGAGTATCTGCGCGAGAACGCCGACACGCCCACCAGTGCGGCGCCGTTGATTGGCTTGCACTACTTCCTCACCTCTGGCGCGGCTGCCTATACGCCCGCCGAGGTGGAAGGCTTCCTGGACGACGCGGGCTTCCGCATCGAGAACAGCCGCCCCATCCGGCACCTGCCCTTGCAGACGCTCCTGGTGGCCCGACTGGACTGA
- a CDS encoding FAD-binding oxidoreductase, translating to MKPRESWGRYPQVEQQTHALVWRTDALPRKDGSLLPHGLGRSYGDSCLNAGGTLLLTSGLDRFIAFDPATGVVRCETGVSLDTILRLAAPRGWFLPVTPGTKFVTVGGAIANDVHGKNHHRGGTFGRYVRRFELLRSDGSRRVCAPDENPDWYGATIGGLGLTGLVTWAEVQLTPISNPYVLQETVPFGNLDGFLDVARASEKDYEFTMAWVDCLARGKKLGRGLLYRGNFAPPQFDGLPLARSHLSHGVGLAVPMDMPAFCLNRLSVSAFNWLYYHRQNGKPKQRLTHYDPFFYPLDAIYAWNRIYGRRGFLQFQCVVPYSTARDALKEILERSSRGGLPSFLSVLKTFGDIPSPGWLSFPREGVTLAMDFANRGEKTWKLVEDLDQLTRQAGGAVYPAKDARMSPENFAAYFPQRERFMQYVDPSFSSSFWRRVNPVSLPFSLAAERGETASPPPRSLLAIR from the coding sequence ATGAAGCCACGGGAGTCCTGGGGGCGTTATCCCCAAGTCGAGCAGCAGACGCACGCCCTGGTGTGGCGCACGGATGCGCTGCCCCGGAAGGACGGTAGCCTGCTGCCCCACGGGCTGGGGCGCAGCTACGGCGACTCATGCCTCAACGCGGGGGGCACGCTGCTGCTCACCTCGGGGCTCGACCGCTTCATCGCCTTCGACCCGGCCACCGGCGTGGTCCGCTGCGAAACGGGCGTGTCGCTGGACACGATTCTGCGCCTGGCCGCTCCGCGCGGCTGGTTCCTGCCGGTGACACCGGGCACCAAGTTCGTGACGGTGGGCGGCGCCATCGCCAACGACGTGCACGGGAAGAACCACCACCGGGGTGGCACCTTCGGCCGCTACGTGCGGCGCTTCGAATTGCTGCGCTCGGACGGCAGCCGTCGGGTGTGCGCGCCGGATGAGAATCCGGACTGGTACGGCGCGACGATTGGCGGCCTGGGCCTCACCGGGCTCGTCACGTGGGCCGAGGTGCAGCTCACGCCCATCAGCAACCCGTACGTGCTCCAGGAGACGGTGCCCTTCGGGAACCTGGATGGGTTCCTCGACGTCGCCCGCGCGTCGGAGAAGGACTACGAGTTCACCATGGCGTGGGTGGACTGCCTGGCCCGGGGCAAGAAGCTGGGACGGGGGCTCCTGTACCGGGGCAACTTCGCGCCGCCACAGTTCGACGGGCTGCCGTTGGCCAGGAGCCACCTGTCGCACGGCGTGGGGCTGGCGGTGCCCATGGACATGCCGGCCTTCTGCCTCAACCGCCTGTCGGTGTCCGCCTTCAACTGGCTCTACTACCACCGGCAGAACGGCAAGCCGAAGCAGCGGCTGACGCACTACGACCCGTTCTTCTACCCGCTGGACGCCATCTACGCGTGGAACCGCATCTATGGCCGGCGCGGCTTCCTCCAGTTCCAATGCGTGGTGCCCTACTCCACCGCGCGGGACGCGCTGAAGGAAATCCTGGAGCGCAGCTCGCGCGGCGGACTGCCCAGCTTCCTCTCCGTGCTGAAGACGTTCGGTGACATTCCCTCGCCGGGGTGGCTGTCCTTCCCGCGCGAGGGCGTGACGCTGGCCATGGACTTCGCAAACCGCGGCGAGAAGACGTGGAAGCTGGTGGAGGACCTGGACCAACTGACGCGGCAGGCGGGCGGCGCGGTGTACCCGGCGAAGGACGCGCGGATGAGCCCGGAGAACTTCGCGGCGTACTTTCCGCAGCGGGAGCGCTTCATGCAGTACGTGGACCCGTCGTTCTCCTCGTCGTTCTGGCGGCGGGTGAATCCGGTGTCCCTGCCCTTTTCCCTGGCCGCGGAGCGAGGCGAGACGGCATCCCCGCCGCCGCGGTCCCTGCTTGCCATCCGCTGA
- a CDS encoding SDR family oxidoreductase, with protein MKKVLVLGATSAIAQATVRLLAARGASLYLTGRNAANLDAVTKDAATRGAAKVASQVVDLNDFDTHEALVEAAYTALDGLDGVVLAHGVLGDQAEAQRSWAATEAVLRTNFLSAVSLLTVLANRFEAQKAGTLVVISSVAGDRGRQSNYVYGASKGALNVFLQGLRNRLAKSNVAVVTVKPGFVDTPMTAHLPKNKLFASPEKVARGLLSAADSRKNEVYVPGIWALIMLIIRTIPETVFKRMKL; from the coding sequence ATGAAGAAAGTGCTCGTCCTCGGCGCCACCAGCGCCATTGCCCAGGCGACGGTGCGGCTCCTGGCCGCGCGCGGGGCCTCGCTGTACCTCACTGGCCGCAACGCGGCGAACCTCGACGCGGTGACGAAGGACGCCGCCACGCGTGGCGCGGCGAAGGTCGCGTCGCAGGTGGTGGACCTGAACGACTTCGACACCCACGAGGCGCTGGTGGAGGCCGCGTACACGGCGCTGGACGGGCTGGACGGCGTGGTGCTGGCGCACGGCGTGCTGGGTGACCAGGCGGAGGCGCAGCGCTCGTGGGCGGCGACGGAGGCGGTGCTGCGCACCAACTTCCTGAGCGCGGTGTCGCTGCTCACAGTGCTGGCCAACCGCTTCGAGGCGCAGAAGGCCGGCACGCTGGTGGTGATTTCGTCGGTGGCGGGTGACCGCGGCCGGCAGAGCAACTACGTGTACGGCGCGTCGAAGGGCGCGCTCAACGTCTTCCTCCAGGGCCTGCGCAACCGGCTGGCGAAATCCAATGTCGCGGTGGTGACAGTGAAGCCGGGCTTCGTCGACACGCCGATGACGGCGCACCTGCCGAAGAACAAGCTGTTCGCCTCACCGGAGAAGGTGGCGCGCGGACTGCTGAGCGCCGCGGACTCGAGGAAGAACGAAGTCTACGTGCCCGGCATCTGGGCGCTCATCATGCTCATCATCCGGACGATTCCGGAGACCGTGTTCAAGCGCATGAAGCTCTGA
- a CDS encoding response regulator, translated as MAPRILVVDDNQELLSLLTQLFEEAGYEVIGASRGKQAVELAKAQPPAAAVLDILLPDMMGYHLADALRKDNPQLPLLFITGVFKGGKHAVEARTKYQAAGYFEKPFEAQKLLEAMTKVLPPEKPAAAAASLQDAFEVELDIDVEEEGPQDAMELTGRIKVTGGGNITAEIRGANLTASPMQKVPATQVRPPTPGRPPDPPPAGAPGSRRGEIRDNLPSLLTAFYLSRETGELGVQKGKVKKVVYFEKGTPVFALSNLLADRFGQFLVRVGKIKPEQLQDASAVAAQSNRRTGDVLVERGLLKDTERLYYVGQQVKAVIYSLFAWDEGTYVLSFREKASAESIKLDVHPANLIVRGIKKLYKPERLRRLLQPEDRLIPAVAPAYQLNEVELERWEAELLPKIDGNRTVAELLAFANRPEHVVYGFLVAMMSLGILDKRG; from the coding sequence ATGGCACCCCGAATCCTCGTCGTCGATGACAATCAGGAGCTGTTGTCCCTCCTCACGCAGCTCTTCGAGGAGGCGGGCTACGAGGTCATTGGTGCGAGCCGCGGCAAGCAGGCGGTGGAGCTGGCCAAGGCCCAGCCCCCGGCGGCGGCCGTGCTCGACATCCTGCTGCCCGACATGATGGGGTACCACCTCGCGGACGCGCTGCGTAAGGACAACCCCCAGCTCCCGCTCCTCTTCATCACCGGCGTCTTCAAGGGTGGCAAGCACGCCGTCGAGGCGCGCACCAAGTACCAGGCCGCCGGCTACTTCGAGAAACCCTTCGAGGCTCAGAAGCTGCTCGAGGCGATGACGAAGGTGCTGCCTCCGGAGAAGCCCGCTGCAGCGGCCGCGTCGCTCCAGGACGCCTTCGAGGTGGAGCTGGACATCGACGTGGAGGAGGAAGGCCCGCAGGACGCCATGGAGCTGACCGGCCGCATCAAGGTGACGGGCGGCGGCAACATCACGGCGGAGATTCGCGGCGCCAACCTCACGGCCAGCCCCATGCAGAAGGTGCCGGCGACGCAGGTGCGTCCGCCCACGCCGGGCCGTCCGCCGGACCCGCCGCCCGCGGGCGCACCGGGCAGCCGCCGTGGTGAAATCCGCGACAACCTGCCTTCGCTCCTCACCGCCTTCTACCTCTCCCGCGAGACGGGCGAGTTGGGCGTGCAGAAGGGCAAGGTGAAGAAGGTCGTCTACTTCGAGAAGGGCACGCCGGTGTTCGCCCTCTCCAACCTGCTCGCGGACCGCTTCGGTCAATTCCTCGTTCGCGTGGGGAAGATCAAGCCGGAGCAGCTCCAGGACGCGTCGGCGGTGGCCGCGCAGTCCAACCGCCGCACCGGTGACGTGCTGGTGGAGCGCGGGCTGCTCAAGGACACCGAGCGCCTCTACTACGTGGGCCAGCAGGTGAAGGCCGTCATCTACTCGCTCTTCGCGTGGGATGAAGGCACGTACGTGCTGAGCTTCCGGGAGAAGGCGAGCGCGGAGTCCATCAAGCTGGACGTGCACCCGGCCAACCTCATCGTCCGGGGCATCAAGAAGCTCTACAAGCCGGAGCGCCTGCGGCGCCTGCTCCAGCCGGAGGACCGCCTCATCCCCGCCGTGGCCCCGGCCTACCAGCTCAACGAAGTGGAGCTGGAGCGGTGGGAGGCGGAGCTGCTGCCGAAAATCGACGGCAATCGCACCGTGGCGGAGCTGCTGGCCTTCGCCAACCGCCCCGAGCACGTCGTCTACGGCTTCCTGGTGGCGATGATGTCGCTGGGCATCCTGGACAAGCGCGGGTAG
- a CDS encoding DoxX family membrane protein — protein sequence MSATAPLSSVPEPQPAASEASVTPSAPEAWSLARRLAFRFAFAYLGLYFFPFPLDLIPVLGDFITSFQEGLWKAVVPWVGKHVLRLSTDITMMPNGSGDTTFDYVQVLMFFVVAVAVTGVWSVIDRRRTEYVKAHDVLHTNVRYVLAMSMLSYGLAKLFKSQFPFPSPERLVQPLGDFSPMGLLWNFMGYSKGYNVFTGGAEFLGGCLLLFRRTTTLGALVVAGVMVNVVALNFFYDVPVKLYSSHLLLMSLFLVLPDARRLLDVLVLNRATQPRPLQPPFPPSRWLSGAGLVMKVLVVGGIAYGFGSSRLEFIRKYGDSAPRPPFYGYYTVDSFTQDGQHLDATSGDARRWKAVAVSRFGRMNIKHLDDTVKSFGLEEDAPKKTLTLIDGQDDTAKKFVLAYTRSDANQLVLQGTLQEAAIEVRLTRVDESKFLLLNRGFNWIQEYPFNR from the coding sequence ATGAGCGCCACGGCCCCACTGTCCTCGGTCCCCGAGCCCCAGCCTGCAGCGTCCGAAGCGAGCGTGACACCTTCCGCGCCCGAAGCCTGGAGTCTCGCGCGGCGGCTGGCCTTCCGCTTCGCCTTCGCCTACCTGGGCCTCTATTTCTTCCCGTTCCCCTTGGACCTCATCCCCGTCCTGGGTGACTTCATCACCTCGTTCCAGGAGGGGCTCTGGAAGGCCGTGGTGCCCTGGGTCGGCAAGCACGTGCTGCGGCTGTCCACGGACATCACCATGATGCCCAACGGCAGCGGCGACACCACGTTCGACTACGTGCAGGTGCTGATGTTCTTCGTCGTCGCCGTGGCGGTGACGGGCGTCTGGTCCGTCATCGACCGGCGCCGCACCGAGTACGTGAAGGCCCACGACGTGCTGCATACGAATGTCCGGTACGTGCTCGCGATGAGCATGCTGTCCTACGGGCTGGCCAAGCTCTTCAAGTCCCAGTTCCCCTTCCCCAGCCCTGAGCGGCTGGTGCAGCCACTGGGGGACTTCTCTCCCATGGGGCTGCTGTGGAACTTCATGGGCTACTCGAAGGGCTACAATGTCTTCACGGGCGGCGCGGAGTTCCTGGGCGGCTGCCTGCTGCTCTTCCGGCGCACAACGACGCTGGGCGCGCTCGTCGTCGCGGGCGTCATGGTCAACGTGGTGGCGCTCAACTTCTTCTACGACGTCCCCGTCAAACTCTATTCGTCCCACCTGCTGCTGATGTCGCTGTTCCTGGTGCTGCCCGATGCCCGGCGGCTGCTCGACGTGCTGGTGCTCAACCGTGCCACGCAGCCTCGCCCGCTCCAGCCGCCGTTCCCACCTTCGCGATGGCTGAGTGGCGCCGGGCTCGTGATGAAGGTCCTGGTGGTGGGCGGCATCGCCTACGGATTTGGGAGCTCGCGGCTGGAGTTCATCCGCAAGTACGGGGACTCCGCGCCGCGTCCCCCATTCTACGGCTACTACACGGTCGACTCCTTCACCCAAGACGGGCAGCACCTGGATGCCACGTCCGGAGACGCCCGGCGGTGGAAGGCGGTGGCCGTCAGCCGCTTCGGCCGGATGAACATCAAGCACCTGGACGACACCGTGAAGTCCTTCGGACTGGAGGAAGACGCACCGAAGAAGACGCTCACCCTCATCGACGGCCAGGACGACACCGCGAAGAAGTTCGTGCTCGCCTACACACGCTCGGACGCGAACCAACTCGTCCTCCAGGGCACGCTCCAGGAGGCCGCCATCGAGGTCCGCCTCACGCGGGTGGATGAGTCCAAGTTCCTCTTGCTCAACCGGGGCTTCAACTGGATTCAGGAGTACCCCTTCAACCGATGA
- a CDS encoding response regulator — MGPILIVDDEFGIVEAMRDLLSDEGYRTAIALNGKEALERMAEEHPCLVLLDYMMPVMNGPALLEAMERNPLLRDIPVVMMSASPPDYWKHLRCAAFLPKPFSLDELLVMVKRFAQGAILQ; from the coding sequence ATGGGCCCCATCCTCATCGTCGATGACGAGTTCGGCATCGTCGAGGCCATGCGCGACCTCCTGAGCGACGAAGGCTACCGGACCGCCATCGCGCTCAACGGGAAGGAGGCCTTGGAGCGGATGGCCGAGGAGCACCCCTGCCTGGTGCTGCTCGATTACATGATGCCGGTGATGAACGGCCCGGCCCTGCTGGAGGCCATGGAGCGCAATCCCCTGCTGCGTGACATCCCCGTCGTCATGATGAGCGCCAGCCCGCCGGACTACTGGAAGCACCTGCGTTGCGCGGCCTTCCTGCCCAAGCCCTTTTCCCTGGACGAGCTGCTGGTGATGGTGAAGCGCTTCGCCCAGGGCGCCATCCTCCAGTAG
- the nagZ gene encoding beta-N-acetylhexosaminidase: MTTSSSLYRDCARLFMVGFPGTHIDSELAALMDDGIYGAILFKRNVGSAADTAALCHALKTRAGRPFILSVDQEGGRVARLRGAPFTALPPMRELGQRGDAAQVERVGRLLAYELRALGFDWDFAPVLDVDTNPANPVIGDRSFSREAEEVARLGVALARGLEAGGVASCGKHFPGHGDTTTDSHLTLPRLPHDLERLRSVELVPFRAFAQAGLASLMTAHVLFDALDPGVPATMSQRVLQGVLREELGFDGVLVSDDLEMKAIAGHYSVEEATVQGTLAGVDLFLVCHNADVQRRAIEALVKAVESGRVSRERIAQAHRRLDALSARFAHPAEDRLALLGSPEHHALAEGLVSTFTGRDPTEVMLASR; encoded by the coding sequence GTGACGACCTCCTCCAGCCTCTACCGCGACTGTGCCCGCCTCTTCATGGTGGGCTTTCCCGGCACTCACATCGACAGCGAGCTGGCCGCGCTGATGGATGACGGCATCTACGGCGCCATCCTCTTCAAGCGCAACGTGGGCAGCGCCGCGGACACGGCCGCGTTGTGCCACGCGTTGAAAACACGCGCAGGCCGGCCCTTCATCCTGTCGGTGGACCAGGAGGGCGGCCGCGTGGCCCGCCTTCGCGGCGCGCCCTTCACCGCGCTGCCGCCCATGCGGGAGCTGGGGCAGCGCGGCGACGCGGCCCAGGTGGAGCGCGTGGGCCGGCTGCTGGCGTATGAGCTGCGCGCGCTGGGCTTCGACTGGGACTTCGCGCCGGTGCTGGACGTGGACACCAACCCGGCCAACCCCGTCATTGGCGACCGCAGCTTCAGCCGCGAGGCGGAGGAAGTGGCGCGGCTGGGCGTAGCGCTCGCGCGGGGACTGGAGGCGGGCGGCGTGGCTTCGTGTGGCAAGCACTTCCCCGGCCACGGCGACACCACCACCGACAGCCACCTGACGTTGCCGCGGCTGCCGCACGACTTGGAGCGGCTGCGCAGCGTGGAGTTGGTGCCTTTCCGCGCCTTCGCCCAGGCGGGGCTGGCATCCCTGATGACGGCGCACGTCCTCTTCGACGCGCTGGACCCGGGGGTGCCCGCCACCATGAGTCAGCGCGTGCTCCAGGGTGTGCTGCGCGAGGAGTTGGGCTTTGACGGGGTGCTCGTCAGCGACGACCTGGAGATGAAGGCCATTGCCGGCCACTACTCCGTGGAGGAGGCCACGGTGCAGGGCACGCTAGCGGGCGTGGACCTGTTCCTGGTGTGCCACAACGCGGACGTGCAACGCCGCGCCATCGAAGCCCTGGTGAAGGCGGTGGAGTCCGGTCGCGTGTCACGGGAGCGAATCGCGCAGGCGCACCGGCGGCTGGACGCGCTCAGTGCCCGCTTCGCGCACCCGGCGGAGGACCGGCTCGCCCTGCTGGGGAGCCCAGAGCATCACGCGCTGGCCGAGGGGCTCGTCAGCACCTTCACCGGCCGCGACCCGACCGAGGTGATGCTGGCCTCCCGCTGA
- a CDS encoding MXAN_6627.5 family MYXO-CTERM protein yields the protein MHPTLHAVRVTPSMSPFRSHLRHLLACLPLLMPLGAMAQSDGGLDAGLPDASVGEGGADRDNPEGDDSTGRVNTSCRSSRDCSPRFSCDDGRCRYTGVRQADQQGCVLGGQAALLVVGLAAVGGYRRRR from the coding sequence ATGCATCCGACCCTCCATGCGGTTAGGGTGACGCCCTCGATGTCCCCCTTCCGCTCCCACCTGCGTCACTTGCTGGCCTGCCTTCCCCTCCTGATGCCCCTCGGGGCCATGGCCCAATCCGACGGGGGGCTCGACGCGGGCCTCCCCGACGCCTCCGTGGGAGAGGGCGGCGCGGACCGGGACAACCCCGAGGGAGACGACAGTACAGGCAGGGTGAATACGTCCTGCCGTAGCAGCCGGGATTGTTCCCCCCGCTTCTCCTGCGATGACGGGCGCTGCCGGTACACTGGCGTGCGCCAGGCAGACCAGCAAGGCTGCGTGCTGGGTGGACAGGCCGCGCTCCTCGTCGTGGGCCTGGCCGCTGTGGGCGGCTACAGGCGCAGGCGTTAG